In Bradyrhizobium sp. WBOS07, the genomic window GCCTTCGGCTAACCCACCCTACGCGGTAGCCGCCATCCGCAGATCGCGGCTACCATCGAGCATCAACCCGATCGTCTTACGCCGCTTTCGCCTGCTCCGGCGAAGCCGTCTCCATCGCGCGCATGTAGAGGTCGAGCAGGCTTTCGCGCTCGTCGCGCTCGTTCTTGTCTTCCTTGCGCAGCTTGATGATCTCCTTGAGGATCTTGACGTCGAAGCCCTCGCCCTTGGCTTCCGCGAAGACTTCCTTCTTCTGCTCGCTCAGCTCCTGCATCTCGCTGTCGAGGTTCTCGATCCGCTCGACGAAGGAACGGATCTTGCCGCCGGGAATGGTGATGTCGGACATGGTGCCTCCTCGCTGACTGAGGTCGCGAAAATGCCCGCAAAGACATAACCAATCTGTTAACCGCGCGGCCCGCGCATTGCCCCTGTGGACAACGCCGAGAGTGCCGTTCCATGCAAGCCGGGCTGAAGACGGAGAGCGTCGCGCTGCGGTTGCACTTGCACGGTGCCGTAGGGTGGGCAAAGCGGCTTGTCCGCCGTAGCTCGAAGAGCGAAGGCGGAAGCGTGCCCACGACCTTGATCATATCGGAGAAAGAACGTGGGCACGGCGCAAGCGCGCCTTTGCCCACCCTACGAATTGTCGTCAGCTACCACCAATACGGCCAGCGCCAGCCCTCGTAGCGAACGTAGGACGGCACCAGCGGCGGGCCGTAGGGATCGACCTTGTCGTCCTCGGGGCGATAGCGATAGCGCGGAACGATGTTGTAATCCCACGGCGTCGGCCGCAGCACGGGCGCGGTGATGATGAGCCGCTCTTGCGGGGCGCGAACGACGACGGCCTTGCGCGGCTTCGCCTCGGCGCCTGATGTTGCAAGGCTGCACAGCACCAGGGCGGTTCCGAGCGCGCAGGCGGCGGTTATTCTTGTCATGCATTGTCTCCTTCGCAGCGAAGAGTGCAAAAGGATATCAGGCAAGGCAAGCGAATTTCGCGCGAGATGTTTTCCGCGGCCATCCTTCGAGACGCCCGCTTTGGGCGGGCTCCTCAGGATGAGGGCGGAGTGCGGGGCAACAGCTTCAGCAGGCACGCCTCATTCACGCGCGCGGCGCAGCGCCTCCTGCAGCTTCATGCGCTGCTTGTCCCATCGCGACTGTTCCGCTTCAGAGCGCTCGTCCAGTGCGGCGCGCGCGGCTTCGATCTCCTCCGCCTTCGCCTCGTGCTCGCGTCGCGCTTTGTCCAGCGCGGCTTCCGCTGCGGCGACGGCCTTGTCGCGGCGCGCGCGCTGCTTGGCGCGGGCGGCCTCCTCCTTGCGGCGCGCGGCCTCGCGCCGCCGCTCCTCCTTCTCGAACGCCGCCGCGGCCTTGCGGGCCGCCTGCTCGTCGACCTTGCGCGACGGCGTCTTTGCGGACTTGGCGGACTTCTTTGCGGTCTTGGCCGGACGCTTGCCGGATTTTCGCCGGGGCCTGGCATCGTCCTCGGCAAGATCGGTCGGCAGCTCGGCGCTTTCGGTGAAGGGACCGTCGGATCCGACCGGGCGCCTGAGCACGACGCCGGGCTTGGCCAGCGTCGCCGCGACGACATCAGGATCGTCGGTCTCCTTCGCGGCGCCCTGATGGAACAGATTGGAGCTGGCGCCCCAGGCCTCGAGCGCCGCCTTCATCGAGGGCGCGGCAATGGCCTGGTCGTAGAAGCCGAGCGAGGTCTGGTAGGTCTTCAGCTTCCGTGTCGGTTTGCTTTTCGCTCGTTTTGCCATGCCGCCCCGATCCTGGCTTCCGCATGCGAACGTAGCCCGGATGGAGCGTAGCGCAATCCGGGGTCTTGTGTCGCTGGGTGAAGCTTCCCGGATTACGCTTGCGCTCCATCCGGGCTACGAGCCTCCAAAAGCGCGTCGTATCCCTTCGCGCTGAACGCCAGCAGGCAGAAGCCGTGCCCGAACGGATCGGCCAGCATCGCGATCCTTCCATAGGGCGCATCGCGCGCCGGCACCTCCAGGACCGCGCCGGCCCGCAGCGCGCGTTCGACGGCCGCATCGACATTCTCGACGACGACGTCGACATGCACCGGCGTCCAGTGCCGGGCGTAGCGGCGGCGGTCGCCGCCGGCGCCCACCGTGCCGGCCTGCTTGGTCAGGAGATAGACCGGCGCCGGCCAGCCGAGCAGCTCGACGAAGCCGGTGCCGAAGCGGCGGCCGACCGTGAGGCCGAAGGCTTCGGTGTAGAAGCGGGTGGCTTGCTCGATATCGGGGACATCGATGTTGAGAAGGAAGCTCATGTCGGACTCGCTGCGCAATTGCGTCGCAAGCCTAGCCCGGATGGCGCGTCAGCGTCATCCGGGATGATGCCGCTGTTTTGCCCGACGCCGCAACCCAATTTCGGCGCAGCCGAAAACGCGAGCCTTATCAAGGCCCGCTCTACTGTGCATGGGGTTGTTTTCGCAAAAATCGTGTCCGCCGTGTCGGCGAGGTGCTCACCTGCGCCTGAGGCTGAGGATATAGGCCGACAGCACGTCCGCCTGCTCCGGCAAGATCACGATGTTCGGCATGTTGTGGTGGCTGGTGCGCCAGAACACCTTGAGCGCCAGCGCGGTGGTGCCGCTGCGGTCGGCGATGGCCTGGAAGCTCGGGGCTTCGTCGAACCATCCGGCCATGCCCGGCTCGACCGCGTGACAGCTCTGGCACCATGCCTGCGCCAAGCGATGCCCCTCGGCGACCGCGCGCGGGCCGGACCGCGGCGCGCCCGCGGCGGTGTGGACCACGCTGAACAGGAACAGCAGCGACAACACGACCAGGAGAGCGAGGCCGAGATAGATTCGAGCACTATGCGACATCGCCCAACCTCACCGTGATTGAATCATGGAGCCAGCCTAGATTTGCCCGGCAAGGCCAGGTTGATCTGCGTCAAGGACGGCGCTCGCGATACGACCTGCGCGCGCGACATTGGCTCATCGATCATGCTCGCCAGGGTCGAGACGAATGCATAAGCTCGCGCTCAATTGAGGTCAGGAGGGATCATCATGAACGGCAATCGCTATTACGGCGTGCGCGTCGAAGGCGCGAAATACGGTGTCGGCTTCGGCTCGGCGCTCGCCATCGCGATCTCCTATGCCGACAACCATTCGATCCTGTGGGCGATCATCCACGGCATCCTCGGCTGGCTCTACGTGATCTTCGTTGCGCTGTTTCGGTGATATCGCACCGGCAGGCGATGGGCCGGCACAGCCGTCGGCAGCTTTCCCTTGCTTTCCTGTTCCCGGCCCCTACGGTCGCGCCGCGAACGTGAGACGAGCAAAGGGTTAGACGAGACTTGCCATGACCGACGCGATGAAATGCCCCGCCTGCAGCTCCGAGCACGCCTATCAGGACCGCGATCTCTGGGTCTGCCCGGAGTGCGGCCATGAATGGAGCGGCGCGGCGGAAGCGGCCGCGGAGAGTGCGCCGGATGCCGGCGTGCGCGATGCCAACGGCAATGCGCTCGCTGATGGCGACAGCGTCATCGTGATCAAGGATCTCAAGATCAAGGGCTCGTCCTCGGTGGTCAAGGGCGGCACCAAGGTGCGCAACATCCGTCTCCAGGACGCCAGCGACGGCCACAACATCGCCTGCAAGATCGACGGCATCGGCGCCATGAACTTGAAGTCGGAGTTCGTCAGGAAGGCGTAGCGGCGGACGTAAACGAAGGCAGTGGATCCCGCGCCTCCGCGGAACCCACCTGCCTTCATGCGTGTCAGCTCAGCGGGCAGCGCCCGTGGTGACGTTCGCGGTCGTCAGCTTGCGCGGGCTGAGGACGTTGGTCTGGTGGGCCGAGGCGACCGTGGTCGGCGCAGCAGCCTGCTGCTCGACATGGGCGGCGCCGAGGACGCGAACCTGCAATGGCGAGACCGCAAATCCGTTGGTCTCGTAAGTCGGCAGCTCGGCGGCAAAAGCCGCGGTGCTGCCCGCGATCGTCAGGATGGCTGCGGCGATCGACAAAGTCTTCTTGTTCATTGGTGATGCTCCGGAAGTGGAAGAGTCGGAGCATAGTTAGGTCGAATTTGCTGCATTGCGACATACTTTGTCGCATTGCAACATCGCGTCCCGCGCATGACAAGATGTTTAATGCGTTCAAGGCTTTGGCCGAATCACGCCGGCCGCGACAAGCGCACCGGCGGACGGTGCTCAGCCACCGAGCACGTTGCCCCAGCCATCGAACAGATAGGTTTTCCAGGCCACCGTTCCCTCGGGGCCCGGCCGGCTGGCCCGCCTGTAATCGTCGGCCTGGTCAGCCGTCCAGGTGATGATCGTGTCCGTGAGGCGGTCGTGCAGGATGGCGGGTTCGGTGGGATCGAAGGCGTCCATGGGACGAAGCGAGGCATGCGTCATGGCCGACCAAACGTGCCAGCCGCAACAAAGTTGCCGCGACGCGGCAATCAAGCTGCTTTCGTGGAACCGGCGTTGCGCCTCAGCAACAGTGCTGCGAAAAGCCCATTTTTGCCGATTTGCGCCATTGCGCCGCCACACGGTCCTCCGAACAATCGACGCACTGCGTGCCTTTCCGTGCCAGGCTGTTTGCGTCAGGCTGTTTGCATCATGACTGTCCGGACAAGACGGGTTCGGGCAGACCGTTTGGAGGCAGGGATCATGAACGATCGGCAGTCTCTTCTGGTGGCGGTCACATGCCCCTCGGCCGTGCTCGCCGGCTGGCTGGCGCTCTCCCTCTCCGCCTATGCCCCTGCTCTGATCGAGAACAGCGGTGCCAATGCGGCTGCCGTCTCGCGCGCCAAGGACCTGGCTAAGGATCTCGTCAAGGATGTCAGCCGGCTCGACCTCGCCGACGTGCCGCGCGCTGCGACGATCGAGGACGGTATCGCCTTGACCGCCGACATCGCGGCTGCCGTGGCCGCGGCACCGGCTCCCACGAGCGAAGCAGCGCCTGAGACGCCCGCTCCCGCCATCAAGCTCGCCTCGGCCGATCCGGCGCTGATCCTGCCGGTGGAGGCGCCGCCTGCGTTGCAGATGTCGCCCGAGCCGGAGCCCGTCGTCGGCGAGGCTGCCCCGGTCGCTGTGCCGGAGCCCATCAAGCTTGCCTCGGCCGATCCCACCGAGATCGTGACGACCGACGCGCTGTTGCCCGCGGCAATCGCCAGCGGCCCGGTCACGCCCGTGAGCAAGCCATCGCCGCCGGCCGACACCGTCGCCGTGCTCGACGAATGCTTCGTCATGGAGGCCTGCGTCGACCGCTATCTCTGGGCGCTCTATCAACGCACCGCCAAGGAAGACACGATCAAGGTCCAGGAGCGCCGCGCCGTCACGATCAAGCGCAAGGGCAAGACGGTCACGGTGATGCGCAACTTCACCAAGCTGGTCGATCAGGACTTCACCTGGAAGGATCCGAAGGCGGCCGAGCACGCCGGCATGTCGATGATGGACTACGTCATCGGCGGCATGGACAAGAGCTTCAAGCTGAAGCTGTTCCGCACGCTGCTCGCCGCGGAGGCCGCCGGCCTCTCGCCCGGCATCACCAGCGCGTTCCGCGATGATTATCGCCAGTCGATCGCGAGCGGCCTGAAAGCGGCCTCCGACCGGTCCTATCACGGCGGCAGCTTGCGCGGCGGCTACGGCCACGGCATGGCGGCCGACATCGTCAGCACGCAAGGCAACAACCGTGCGCAGCGCTGGGTCTCGACCGAAATCCTGTGGAAGTGGGTCGACGCCAACGGCAAGGCGTATG contains:
- a CDS encoding DUF2312 domain-containing protein, whose translation is MSDITIPGGKIRSFVERIENLDSEMQELSEQKKEVFAEAKGEGFDVKILKEIIKLRKEDKNERDERESLLDLYMRAMETASPEQAKAA
- a CDS encoding cell envelope biogenesis protein TolA, with product MAKRAKSKPTRKLKTYQTSLGFYDQAIAAPSMKAALEAWGASSNLFHQGAAKETDDPDVVAATLAKPGVVLRRPVGSDGPFTESAELPTDLAEDDARPRRKSGKRPAKTAKKSAKSAKTPSRKVDEQAARKAAAAFEKEERRREAARRKEEAARAKQRARRDKAVAAAEAALDKARREHEAKAEEIEAARAALDERSEAEQSRWDKQRMKLQEALRRARE
- a CDS encoding VOC family protein, whose translation is MSFLLNIDVPDIEQATRFYTEAFGLTVGRRFGTGFVELLGWPAPVYLLTKQAGTVGAGGDRRRYARHWTPVHVDVVVENVDAAVERALRAGAVLEVPARDAPYGRIAMLADPFGHGFCLLAFSAKGYDALLEARSPDGAQA
- a CDS encoding cytochrome c, producing MSHSARIYLGLALLVVLSLLFLFSVVHTAAGAPRSGPRAVAEGHRLAQAWCQSCHAVEPGMAGWFDEAPSFQAIADRSGTTALALKVFWRTSHHNMPNIVILPEQADVLSAYILSLRRR
- a CDS encoding zinc ribbon domain-containing protein YjdM, encoding MTDAMKCPACSSEHAYQDRDLWVCPECGHEWSGAAEAAAESAPDAGVRDANGNALADGDSVIVIKDLKIKGSSSVVKGGTKVRNIRLQDASDGHNIACKIDGIGAMNLKSEFVRKA